Below is a window of Zerene cesonia ecotype Mississippi chromosome 18, Zerene_cesonia_1.1, whole genome shotgun sequence DNA.
TATTagtgtataaaaacaaaacaaactttaGAAATTGCGAACGAATTCGAGTAATTTAGTAAAGACTGAagtgtaatataataagtgcTTAAATGAGACCTTTCTTTTTTCTAATTGGAGAATGTTTTTACGCATACCCTAGGACTTCGAGAAAACGTCCATGGGTCAGCCCATATCGGTCTCCCACTGCAATAGTGGACTACCGACTAAACttcactgtgttccgtcgagccgctctAGCGAAGGGGCCATGGGTATGTGTTAGAAATCGTCTGCAACCCTCTCGCTGGTATCTTATCGGCCCTCATCGGGCGACGTTAACCAGCGGGAGAAAGCTTTGCTCGTTCTACCCACATGTGAGCGGCGCCAACGGAACATGTCCCATGCCGCCTCACCGCACCGGACCATGGAATACATCCCGGATCCATCGGCACCACCCGCTTACTTTTTCCACAGGCAAGAAAAATTGGAAATATCGTCTTTATGCTATTTCACTTGACAATTCATATTTGACAGTCAAATCATGtactcaaaaattttaaattttgtttagattCCCAAccacatattttttgaatcggtttttactatttaattaatattaaaattatcataattttattttaccacGAGGATGTCACTCTGTGTTACATTATCAAGgcacaaaataatacatttataaatataacgtgTTATGGTTACCAtagaaacaaaatgaaaagaaaagctTGTTTGGTCGAGGCGTATGAATCGGATAAAGCTATATTTGAAGAACAAGTATTAAGACGGTTTAAAGAAAACATGTACAAAAATACTGTGTGGTACAAATCTCTGTTAAATGCAGagaaaacatgtttaaaagaagataaagtaagaaaaattcattataaatttgatgacGACAAAGAAATGGTTGAAGAATATAATGTAGATACTAAAGTGTTAATTAGAAGAGCTTGGAAGTCTAAAGGGAAAGTGGGTAGTGAAGGGAAATGGGATGTTGAGATAGGAGATCCTATACCAGATGCAGTGCAACCTGTAGATTCTGCTGAAATTGTTGAAAGCAAAGACCAGGTATGTAGAACCAACTGTTgactgcttttatttattttaaaactaacttTAACGCGCGGCGTAACTCGCGTTGTACCgaggtaaaaagtagcctacgAGTTAATTCAGACTGTAATCTATCTCTGCActttatttcatacagataagataagctgttttcatagtattttcttgtgtttgattttacgcgagtattatgcatttagaaaataaaaactttttaacggattttaaacaggGGTCACGGgggtcagtctccccgtgaccacgctcactgtaaagtgttcgaaacgtcgggttaataatataatgaataaatggcgtttgaaatccgttaaaaagtttttaatttctaagctGTTTTCCCATGAAACAGtaataaacatccatacatgCAACCATCTACCCATCCATGGTTAAAAtcattcacatttacaatattagtgagATAATTTCAGTAATTCtaataaacattcaatttcaataattctaattttataatgaaaaaatcagTAGCATCATATGCATGAAGCTTTAATGATATTCTTTAAAGTAAGAACAAAACTTAGGCTGATTTTAGCAAATCTATCAACAACTTAGGTAATCTAAATCAATAATTCcttctttttgttttcttattacaagtaatttatattaatttataaatttttaaattttggattttgtaaaatttataacactcCAGAACTgtgattttataaacattgtatGTTAAAACCCTGTAGCATTTTGTCTGTCTCATTATCCTAAATTCTAAGTTCTGTTACAGCCAGTAGTGTGTAGGCGCAACACTAGAGTTAATCTGGAATGGAGGATAAGAAACTTGCCATACCCAATAGAAACATATGGACTAAAAGCAAACAACGACGAGAAGTGTATCATCATCAGTAcaacaaataagaaatactaCAAGAAGTTATTTATTCCTGAACTAACAAGGCTAGGATTAAATGTTGAACAATCAAACATACAATCTTCTCATAAGTACAACACTCTTATTGTGATGGTAATAACCTTTTAATATCTGTCTGCATTTCAAACTTCCAAAAATTATGGATGGTTCTCAATTTTACATGTGGTAttcttttttaactttatgcatagtataaaattgcTGTCAATGGTCTGACTCAAATCGTAAGATAGACATAAAAACTGGATCACTAtgctatgaaatattaaacagtAGGCACATCATTGAACttctgttaatttatatttaatttacagtaCAAGAAGCCTCAACAACTAATAGATATGGAGAAAGAATGGTATGAGGAgctaaataatgttaaaccAGTAAAGGATATTCCAAATGAATGCAAAGCTCAATGAACTGATTGATATTTACaagcaaatttttatcttttgggATTAATAACTGTATTTGTAAGTCTGTGTGCAATATTATGTAGGATATGTGTGTCAGactattatagaaataaagtaagagatttaaataacatttttattgaatacattGTACATTATAGGTTCACAAAGAACAgttgttaatttattctaaaaaacGAAATTGACAGAGCGCCCATGAAACATGTGACTGTGTAGACTGATTGAGATGTTTAATAACAGGCAGCTGTTTCCACCCTTTCGAAACAAATACTCAGAGGGCATATGTGACACAGagttaaaaatgttcaattgtCAGAACATtgtcaatgtttttattcttatcagtcaacagataaaaaaatcattctgtcataaaaaagaaaaagttttttatccctccttatttctaatataaaacatagctTAATTCAATCACTATCATCCATAATTAAGGCTTTTGCTTGTTCCTTAAGCTCTTCTTCATTTTCTTCTTTGTCTAACAGTCCTctggattttaaatattcaccaTATTGTAATGGAATACCCATAAAAGTTTTCACCTTGGCCCTCAATTGTTTCCATGTGTATTGGTTATAGttctttttatctttaacCATTGCTTTATAATCATGACCATATTTATCTAGcaagtaagtaataaattccACTTGTCCTTTTGGCAACctgaaattgaaaacaaactattataattataatttaatttcttctttTACAGACTTCTACTAACAACTTATTCTGAATAgtaggaaaatataaatgttataaataataattatatttgtttcaattgtacaaattttaagtaaagACACCCACTACttgtaaatctatttattgtatgtatgtcaCTGGAAATTAACAAGATCCATATGTTTATCGATTTACTAGGAAGTTTATAAACTTTCGTAGGATACGAAATTGgagataaattgtatattttatgcctacatttttgtaaattgataAACTTACTGCACTcacttgtaaaataatatgtaagcaATAACCAAACGCCACACATCTGATTGGTCATATGTCACTTTTCCTTCCTAGCAGCCGTCAGAGATCagtgtgtatgtattttacgTATTTCAAAGATGTGTCTATTTAAAAGAGCTTCTGTGTTTGGTCTAACCATAAAGAATCTTATGAATAGATATCCGTTACAAATTAGTCACatggtaaatttatattagtttataaatttaccatGTCACGCtggaaattgataaatttacaaaaatgtgaatgtaaaataatacaattcatCTCCTACTTAGAATTCTTTGAAATAGCAAAagtagtatatagtatactaCTTTTGCTAATAAAAACAAGATTATCTGCATGCATTTAATACTTACATAAATCTCCTTTCTCTTGGAGCAGTAGCTTCTTCTTCTAATTTTTTGGCAACAACCTTCTTACGAGATTTTATAGCAACTACTTTTTCTTCTGCTGGCGCATCTggattaacaatttttttggcCACTTTCAATTGCTCTTCTTTAAAACtgggtatttttataactttgttAGGATCATTTGCCAGACCCATATCTCGCAAGTTACGTGATGTGGATTTACTGTGATTCCAGGCTTCCTTAAGCGccttactaaaataaaagcatgtgtatgttatcaaatatataaaattctcgtgtcacaattttagttacaacacttatgaaattttgtgtgcatattgggtatgtctgagaatcggccaacatttatttttcatacccctaaatgctaagagtaaggcagaacagcgtttgccgggtcagttAGTGTTTCTATAaactatgaataaaaatactacaattcgatataatattacaagttATAACCACGTGCTTTACAAACCATTTGATTGTTCCAGTGCTTTTCTGTTTCAGATGCATTCTTTTACGGTTAAGTTTGTGAAGATATTTCTTCTTCTTATGTTGCTTTTTTATCTTCatagttttagttatttagatcaacttttaaagaaaataaatatttttacgatttGTAAACAAGATTTTTgacgtaataaaaatgtcaagtTGGCCGTTGTTTGCCCTTACCCCAGTTGCCAGATAGGCATTTACTTGAAATACTATACAATTGTGCAAAAACATAATTGccattcaacaaaaaattgaattgaaatactATACTTTTCTGCATGCATCTATTTTATCAGCTGCACTAacttaactttataaattttttggtACCCTATAAAGTGTTacaaaaaatttgatattacattttagtAACTCTTAACCATAGATTCGCCCGATTGCTTAATGATCTATAATGGTAGTATTACAAAATAGCCATTCTTCACTCAATTCAAGTTATTATATCTTggaagcaattttttttatctttatttcaaGTAATTCACGTTGCAATCTTGCATTTCTGACATGGTTTTTGTGTCTGGATATAGTTAGGAGGAGCGTATAGGCTGCTGTTTACCGCGGTCATAGccttattttatctgtgccgCGGTGTAACATGTCAtacatattgattttttaagtgCGCGGACAGAAAGCCAGAAACGAAAgctatcatataatttaaataaaacgttagTGAAACACGTTTTTTTTCTGGTAgatcatataaatatcttacCTATTTATTTGCCTTTAAGCTTGCGTAGGTAACTACCtaataaaacttgtttaatGGCAAATGGCAACACAAACATCAATGACAATACGTGACACGTGAGTGATGACATTGTCACAAAGACAGCGACACACTGACCGATgtcatatttatgttttgacaGATTTATGTCAAAAACCGGCTGCAATTTGTACTTAACCTGTAAATCTTTTCCAGAAAACGCATTGTTGTATAAGTGGTTTGATTAAAATGGAATGGATTCATAAATAGTTCATAGAACCactgctatattttattgtagctATAGTTTTCATTCACACAGTAAAATAGCTGTTACTTTGGTTACTTGACAATGCATAAAACAGGTGCAACTCGCCATAAAAAGTTTCTAAAGGCAGAAAAGtcgaaaacaaaattgaaaggTAAAAAAGACAAAGAATTACCCAAAGGaacaaatgttacaaaaactAATTTCAAAGTTAAAAAGATAGTAATCAAAGaacaattgaaaaaacatGCTCAAACGGAGGCCCTATCTACTAGAAAACTTAATGTCAAAGAACTGTTATCAAGACTCAATCATTTCAATGCTCAGTCACGTACTGATGCACTTGATGGCCTTAAGGAAATCATAAGTTCCAACACAGATATTCTTGAGCAAAGCCTTGGACCTGTTATTCAGGGTGTGAGCGCTCTGATATTAAATGTggaaaaaaatgtaagttaAATTACCACATTTCTTTTAGAACAGgaacattattttgtactcATTGATTGTTCATTGGTATACACATatggttaattttttatattacaggtTCGGCAAGCTGCATTAAAAGTCCTTCATTTagtattatcaaatattcaaaCTGAAAAGATTGAACCTTTTTTTGATATCATGTCAACATACCTACGAAGTGCCATGACTCATATTGATAATAGAATTCAAGAGGATTCGCTTTTATTCTTAGATATACTGTTAGCATGTGCTCCAGAAAAAGCTGCAGAagattttcacaaaataatacCAAATTTTTTGGATATGATTTCAAAATTGCGCACTGATGCCAAACCAGGAAGAACATTAACTATTAATCTCAACAGTCAAATAACTAGTGTCAAATGGAGGGTTAAAGTTCTAGACAGATTAAAAGGCTTTTTACACAAATTTGCTGATTACAACAAAGTTTCACTTATTGAGAAGTCAGATGACTCAAAAACTAAAAGTTTTAACATGGATGGGTCTAATCACTATCCTTTATTTAATCCAATTTATACATCTATTTGCCATGTGTCTTGTTTCTCTACAAAGAGTTCAGAAAATTTGCTGCAAATTGATGAAGTTGATAAGTTCAGGGAATATATTGAGACCCTGATGCCTTTACTGTTTGAAACATGGCTAGAAGCAAGTCCTAATGCACAATCTGGTACTCGCATGGAGACTGTTGTAACTGAAGATGCTGCTTTATTACTGAGACATATACTAGAAGTGATATCCACTATATGGGACCTTGTCAGATTCTATCATCAAAGAACACCCAGCTCAAACATAGAACAACTGTTTTGCCAGAAGTATAAAGCACTATTTAGTCAAAATATATGCAATTCATTTCCATATGTGACAAATGTTAGAACAAAGCAGACAAAAAGCAATGAAAATAGCATGGAAGATGTTATCACTGATCCCAAATTAACCATAGAAAACCTACAAATCTGTTacttgtttataatgttaaatccTCGTATAAATATTGCACAAGATAGCAAACTCATAAACACAGTTGTTGCCTATATAGAAAGGGTGCTTGATTACAAATCAGTTCAAAATGTGAATAagatcatttttaaaatcttgcaatcaatgttttcaaaagaaataacaGGTTGGACAAGAACAACCGTAGTTATGGATtcactgtttaaaaaaatcattgaagtatattttaatagaagagAAAGTGATGATATCcatcaacaaatatttactttactgTGTCAAATAGCTATGAATGATAAACTAGCACATTTCCACTCCAATACGTTATTTGAACAATGGTTGAAAAACCTGCCCGATATCCTCCTTGGAGAATCTCTTACATTGCAAAGTGTGGACATTATTCACAAATTTGCAGTTAGCAAAAATGCACTTTTTAATTCTGTGTTGAAACCAAAGCTTCTAAACATCATTACCAACTTACCGAAAATAATGATAAGTGATTGTGAAAATGATAAtgattatcataaattattatctctaCTTTACTGGATAAAATCATGGGATGcagatacattaaatttattggagAATCAATTACTCAATAATGAATATAGAAGCGATCATGGTAAATTTATCTTTGATACTTTGAGATTAAAGAGTGGTGGTATCTTGTaatgtcatatttataaataaaactattatacatactttttcataattttatttccattaaaacgcaaatattaatttattcataatctgcatagatgaaataatttaattacagttaTACTTTATTAGTTAGGTGCACACAACACTTGAAGCAATAAGCCTCTCAACACCTAAATCTCTGGctggtataaatttaaatttgagtaGGTAGGTATAGGTAGCTAttgtgatttcaaatatttaaacgaaacATTGCTACATTGTTTGGAcacaatttgtatattaatataatgtcatGGCTCACTCTTTACTCATGAGCATTTTGTgctatcataatttaattattttaaatcaattataactAATCTTATGAAGGAACATTTTCAACTCCTAAGAACATAACATggcataaacaattttttgattACAACACTCCTTTTACATTTCtacaatgtattaaaaatattcctttatattatcaataatactGTCTTGGCTAATTATTTCGCATgttcagaaaaaaaacatattaaaaaaattcataccaCGATTATTCAAACagtgcaattaaatattttcatacatcatctttgcttgctctgccataaaaatacaatcatgTCTTTAAGGTtgctgaataataaaaaaaaggacacaggat
It encodes the following:
- the LOC119833896 gene encoding protein DPCD; translated protein: MKRKACLVEAYESDKAIFEEQVLRRFKENMYKNTVWYKSLLNAEKTCLKEDKVRKIHYKFDDDKEMVEEYNVDTKVLIRRAWKSKGKVGSEGKWDVEIGDPIPDAVQPVDSAEIVESKDQPVVCRRNTRVNLEWRIRNLPYPIETYGLKANNDEKCIIISTTNKKYYKKLFIPELTRLGLNVEQSNIQSSHKYNTLIVMYKKPQQLIDMEKEWYEELNNVKPVKDIPNECKAQ
- the LOC119833969 gene encoding testis-expressed protein 10 is translated as MHKTGATRHKKFLKAEKSKTKLKGKKDKELPKGTNVTKTNFKVKKIVIKEQLKKHAQTEALSTRKLNVKELLSRLNHFNAQSRTDALDGLKEIISSNTDILEQSLGPVIQGVSALILNVEKNVRQAALKVLHLVLSNIQTEKIEPFFDIMSTYLRSAMTHIDNRIQEDSLLFLDILLACAPEKAAEDFHKIIPNFLDMISKLRTDAKPGRTLTINLNSQITSVKWRVKVLDRLKGFLHKFADYNKVSLIEKSDDSKTKSFNMDGSNHYPLFNPIYTSICHVSCFSTKSSENLLQIDEVDKFREYIETLMPLLFETWLEASPNAQSGTRMETVVTEDAALLLRHILEVISTIWDLVRFYHQRTPSSNIEQLFCQKYKALFSQNICNSFPYVTNVRTKQTKSNENSMEDVITDPKLTIENLQICYLFIMLNPRINIAQDSKLINTVVAYIERVLDYKSVQNVNKIIFKILQSMFSKEITGWTRTTVVMDSLFKKIIEVYFNRRESDDIHQQIFTLLCQIAMNDKLAHFHSNTLFEQWLKNLPDILLGESLTLQSVDIIHKFAVSKNALFNSVLKPKLLNIITNLPKIMISDCENDNDYHKLLSLLYWIKSWDADTLNLLENQLLNNEYRSDHGKFIFDTLRLKSGGIL
- the LOC119833897 gene encoding nucleolar protein 16; amino-acid sequence: MKIKKQHKKKKYLHKLNRKRMHLKQKSTGTIKCKALKEAWNHSKSTSRNLRDMGLANDPNKVIKIPSFKEEQLKVAKKIVNPDAPAEEKVVAIKSRKKVVAKKLEEEATAPRERRFMLPKGQVEFITYLLDKYGHDYKAMVKDKKNYNQYTWKQLRAKVKTFMGIPLQYGEYLKSRGLLDKEENEEELKEQAKALIMDDSD